A segment of the Solea solea chromosome 14, fSolSol10.1, whole genome shotgun sequence genome:
TACCAGGGGACTTTGACATAATACATTATGGTGAACctcaaaaaatgacaaaatctcTTGATTGATATGTGGTTTGGGGGTTGCTGTCCAAGGTGCTGGAACTTGAGGAATGACCCCCAGCAGTGTGCTACCTCTAATGATTGATGCATGTAATCATGGGGGAAACAAAACTTTTCAACGAACCTCTAGTGGAGAGTCTGGTTCATCCAGGATGCTCTTTTCACTCTGTATCCGCTGCATCGTCCCTGTAGAACTGGGGTCCATTATCAGCACGTTCTGACTACCAGCTCTGCCGAACTTACAGTCACTCTTTCTGGAGTCAGTCGTCCTGCACACCTCGTAATTGTACACGTGTTGGAGAGTCCCCGTCCCCCCCAAAGTGTCTGAGTAACGTGGTGGATAATATGGAATCACAGGGAGATTGGAGTGATACAGGACGCGAGACTGTCTCCATCTGTAGATTTTCACTGAGATAATAACCACTAAACACGTGATGAAGAGAAAGGAAACTACAGCCAGAGCCAACACTAAGTAAAATGTCAGGTTGTCATTGTACTCCTTGTCCTGTTTAAAGTCAGTGAACTCCGACATCACTTCAGAGAAGCTGTCCGCCACCGCCACGTTAACAATGACTGTAGCTGAACGAGAGGGCTGTCCGTTGTCCTCCACTATAACAgacagtttttgattgacaggatcTTTATCAGTCACTTGGCGGATAGTTCTTATTTCTCCATTCTGTAAGCCCACTTCAAACAGCGCCCTGTCTGTGGCTTTCTGGAGTTTATAGGAGAGCCAGGCATTCTGTCCAGAGTCCACATCAACAGCCACCACTTTAGAGACCAGATAGCCCACATCTGCTGAACGAGGCACCATCTCACCCACCACAGAGCCACCAGTCTGGACTGGGTACAGAACCTGAGGAGGGTTGTCGTTCTGGTCCTGGATCAGtattttcacagtcacattactACTGAGTGGAGGAGAACCTCCATCCTGAGCTTTGACGCGGAAGTGGAAATCTTTGATCTGCTCGTAGTCAAAAGAGCGCACTGCATGTATGACTCCACTATCAGCACTAACGGACACATATGAGGAGACTGGCACTCCGttaacagaggagtcctccAGTATGTAAGAAACACGGGCATTCTGGTTCCAGTCAGCGTCTCTGGCTTTCACTGTGAATATAGAGAGACctggtgtgttgttttctaCAATGTAGGCCTCATATGAGCTCCTCTCAAAGACAGGCGCGTTGTCATTCACATCAGAGATCTGTAAGGTGAGAGTGACGCTGCTCGAGAGGGAGGGCACTCCCTCATCAGAACACGTCACTGTTATATTATACTCAgaggctctctctctgtctaattCACTGTCTGTGACTAAACTATAGAAATTATTTGTCGATGTTTGCAAAATGAATGGCACGTTTTCGTCGATAAAACATTGAACTTTGCCATTGTCTCCAGAATCCCTGTCCTCGATGTTTATCATTGTAACGACTGTATTAACTTTGGCATCCTCTGAAATAACGTTTGACtttgacattatattaattTCAGGCTTGTTGTCATTTACATCTTGTACATCGACAATTAATTTGCAAGTCTCTGTAAGTCCTCCGTGGTCAGTAGCCAATACATTTATTTCGAAGTTTCTTGACTTCTCGAAGTCAGTATTTGCAATTAAGATAATTTCCCCGTTTTCCTGATTTACCTCAAACATTTTCCTTATGTTTTCCAATCTatttgcaattgaatatgttATTTTAGCATTAGAGCCTTGATCTGCATCTGTGGCAGTAACAGTGGCCACAACTGTTCCTTTAGGTGAATTCTCTGTAACTGTAGCCTTGTATACAGACTGTGTAAAAACAGGGGCATTATCATTAATGTCTAAAACTGTAATAACAATCAGCATTGTTCCTGACATCTGCGGCTCTCCTCCATCTACAGCTGTTAACACCAGAGAAATCTGCTCCTGCTTCTCTCTGTCTAAAGGTTTATGTAGCACCATCtcaacatttttgtttccatCAGCGTTATTGTGTACTTTGAGAGCAAAATTATCTGTTGGTTTTAATTCGTATTTATGAACTCCATTAATTCCTACATCAAGATCCACAGCCCTTTCCAGTAGGAATTTCGCTCCTGAAATCGCTGACTCGCTAATTTTAAAGGTAATTTCTCTTTGTTCAAATGTCGGTGCATTATCATTAACATCTGTGATCTGgactgtaacactgtaaaatTCCATCGGATTTTCTAAAAGAATCTGAAAATGTAAAGCACAAAGCGTCGTCTCTGTACACAGCGCCTCCCTGTCGATTCTTTCTTTGACGAGGAGGACTCCTCTTTCTCTGTTCAGCTCGATGTACTCGTCGCTGTTCCTCGTATAGATTTTAGCTTCACCCGATATCAAACGCTTTATCTCCAAACCCAGATCTTGTGCTATATTTCCCACCAGAGATCCTTTGGTCATTTCCTCGGGAATCGTGTAGCTGATCTGACCGACCACCGAGTGGAGAACATGGAGACAGATAAACAGTACTTGCCGATTCATTGTTCAATCCGCCTTTTCCTCTGTGACGCTGCACAGTCTGATAATATTCCTCAAAACAGACCACTCTTAGACTCCAATGACAAACTCTAAATCATCATTAATATAAAGAATCTGGAAGCAATAATTTCGGGTGAAAATCTCCTTTTCAGTAAATATCCACAACAGCGATTGTCCGTTTGTTGCCCGTCGTGTTCTCTCTGAATGATGTCGACGTTACATGGgaggtgctgctgcagcccAGTTCTAAGTCATCAACACTGTGGTCAACAGCGTCACTAAGAGTTCATACTATAACACTACACAATACCAACGACAATCAAAGTGAAGGAAGTGAATGTAAAACCAATGGACatttaggtttaaaaaaaacatatttcactCAGATTATTCAAACTGCTGCAACAGTTAATTTGACTGGAAGGGCAGAGCCATAGCAAACAATGTGCACAGTGGAAAATATAACTGGGTAATCCTAGACAAACAAGAGACTCCAGACAAACAAAACCTCCACCACAAGTTGATCAAGTGCCAAGTCCATGTCCACTTTGACTGTATCTCTTAATTCCTGCTGTTATGACGTTTTTATTGTAATTGAGCGATAAAATCACCCACAGAGCACACAGTGCAGTACAGGATAATGGCTACAAtatattagaaaataaaacctttgtatgatagacatttttgtcacgatCCATCGCGTTTTACATGAAGAAATAGTTGTTTAACAGAGCATTAAGTTATTATGACCTTAAGAGGAGAGCCTGATTCATCCAGGATGAtattcattcaaaaacaaatatcGGGAGATATGACATAATTAAGTTTTGTGAACCTCAAAAAATTACAGAATCTCTTCATTGAACTGTGGTTTTTGGGTTGCTGTCCAAGGTGCTGGAATTTGAAGAATGACATCGAGCAGTCTGCTACATATAATGGATTAACAAGTAATCATTGGAAGGAAAACTGTTTAACTCACCTCTAGAGGAGAGTCTGGCTCATCCAGGATGTTCTTTTCACTCTGTATCCGCTGCATCGTCCCTGTAGAACTGGGGTCCATTATCAGCACGTTCTGACTACCAGCTCTGCCGAACTTACAGTCACTCTTTCTGGAGTCAGTCGTCCTGCACACCTCGTAATTGTACACGTGTTGTAGAGTCCCTGTCCCCCCCAAAGTGTCTGAGTAACGTGGTGGATAATATGGAATCACAGGGAGACTGGAGTGATACAGGACGCGAGACTGTCTCCATCTGTAGATTTTCACTGAGATAATAACCACTAAACAcgtgatgaagaggaaggaaactACAGCCAGAGCCAACACTAAGTAAAAAGTCAGGTTGTCATTGTACTCCTTGTCCTGTGTAAAGTCAGTGAACTCCGACATCACTTCAGAGAAGCTGTCCGCCACCGCTACGTTAACAATGACTGTAGCTGAACGAGAGGGCTGTCCGTTGTCCTCCACTATAACagtcagtttttgattgacaggatcTTTATCAGTCACTTGGCGGATAGTTCTTATTTCTCCATTCTGTAAGCCCACTTCAAACAGTGCCCTGTCTGTGGCTTTCTGGAGTTTATAGGAGAGCCAGGCATTCTGTCCAGAGTCCACATCAACAGCCACCACTTTAGAGACCAGATAGCCCATATCTGCTGAACGAGGCACCATTTCACCCACCACAGAGCCACCAGTCTGGACTGGGTACAAAACCTGAGGAGGGTTGTCGTTCTGGTCCTGGATCAGTatgttcacagtcacattacTACTAAGTGGAGGAGAACCTCCATCCTGAGCTTTGACGCGGAAGTGGAAATCTTTGATCTGCTCGTAGTCAAAAGAGCGCACTGCATGTATGACTCCACTATCAGCACTAACGGACACATATGAGGAGACTGGCACTCCGttaacagaggagtcctccAGTATGTAAGAAACACGGGCATTCTGGTTCCAGTCAGCGTCTCTGGCTTTCACTGTGAATATAGAGAGACctggtgtgttgttttctaCAATGTAGGCCTCATATGAGCTCCTCTCAAAGACAGGCGCGTTGTCATTCACATCAGAGATCTGTAAGGTGAGAGTGACGCTGCTGGAGAGGGAGGGCACGCCCTCATCAGAGCACGTCACTGTTATATTATACTCTgaggctctctctctgtctaattCATTGTCTGTTACTAAACTATAGAAACTATTAGTTGATGTTTGTAAAACGAATGGCACGTTTTCGTTGATAAAACATTGAACTTTGCCATTTTCTCCAGAATCTCTGTCCTCAATGTTTATCATTGTAACGACTGTATTAACTTTGGCATCCTCTGAAATAACGTTCGATTTTGACATGATGTTAATTTCCggtttgttgtcatttacatcCTGTACATCGACAATTAATTTGGAAGAATCGGTAAGTCCTCCGTGGTCACTAGCCAATAAATTTATTTGGAAGTTTCTTGACTTCTCGAAGTCAATGTTTGCCATTAAGATAATTTCCCCTTTTTCCTGATTTACCTCAAACATTTTCCTTATGTTTTCCAACGTGTTTATAATTGAATATGTTATTTTACCGTTAGAACCTTGATCTACATCTGTAGCAGTAACAGTGGCCACAACTGTTCCTTTAGGTGAATTCTCAGTAACTGTAGCCTTGTATGTAGACTGTGTAAAAACAGGGGCATTATCATTCGCGTCTAAAACTGTAATAACAATCAGCATTGTTCCTGACATCTGCGGCTCTCCTCCATCTACAGCTGTTAACACCAGAGAAATCTGCTCCTGCTTCTCTCTGTCTAAAGGTTTCTGTAGCACCATCTCAacatttgtgtttccatcagcGTTATTTTGTACTTTGAGAGCAAAATTATCTGTTggttttaattcatatttatgaACTCCATTAATTCCTACATCAAGATCCACAGCCCTTTCCAGTTGAAATTTCGCCCCTGTAATCGCTGACTCACTAATTTTGAatttcatttctctttgttCAAATGTCGGTGCATTATCATTGACATCTGTGATCTGgactgtaacactgtaaaatTCCATCGGATTTTCTAAAAGAATCTGAAAATGTAAAGCACAAAGCGTCGTCTCTGTACACAGCGCCTCCCTGTCGATTCTTTCTTTGACGAGGAGGACTCCTCTTTCTCTGTTCAGCTCGATGTATTCGTCGGTGTTCCTCGTATAGATTTTAGCTTTACCCGATTTTAAACGCTTTATCTCCAAACCCAGATCTTGTGCTATATTTCCCACCAGAGATCCTTTGGTCAATTCTTCGGGAATCGTGTAGCTGATCTGACCGACCACCGAGTGGATAACATGGAGACAGATAAACAGTACTTGCCGATTCATTGTTCAATCCGCCTTTTCCTCTGTGATGCTGCACAGTCTGATAATATTCCACAAAAAAGATCACCCTTAGACTCCAAGTCAAATGCTAAATCATCATTGATATAATTAATCTGGAAGGGATTATTTCGGGTGAAAATCTCTTTTTTAGTAAATGTCCACAAACGTGATCGTCTGTTTGTTGCCCGTCGTGTTCTCTCTGAATGATGTCGACGTTATATGGgaggtgctgctgcagcccAGTTCTAAGTCATCAACATTGTGGTCAACAGCGTCCCTAAGAGTCCATACTATAAAACTACACAATACCAACACAAATCTAACTGGAGGAAGTGAATTTAAACCCAATGGACATTTAGGTTtacaacaaattaaatatatttcaGTCAGATTATTCAAACTGCTGCCTGCAGATGTGTTATCAGGTCAAGATTTGATTTGTCAAAACGTGAGGTTGTCAGATTTCTTACAAATTGTATATGTAAAAACCAGTGtaaaacatttcaatttgaCTGGAAAGGCAGACCAATAGCAAACAATGTTTACCACACACAGTGGCAATTAGATAATCTTGACAAACAAGAGATAAAAGAGATACAACAAACAAGCGATACAAGCACCAACAAAGCACAAAGTGCAATACACGATTTAACAAAATAttagaagttaaaaaaaaacaacctttgtaTGATATCCATTTTCGTTGCGTTTTACATGAAAAACAGGTGTTTCACAAAGTGTTTGATCACTCTGACATTTAGAGGAGACTCTGGTTCATCCAGGATGCTGTTCATATAAAAACAGATATCAGGGGTCAttgacataataaagtatggtGGACCTCAAACAATTACTAAATCTCTTGATTGGAATGTGGTTCTTGGGTTGCTGTCCAAGGTGCTGGAATTTGAGGAAGGACACCCAGCAGCTATCTACAGTGAATGATGCATGTAattatgtgggaaaaaaaatgttcaaccaACCTCTAGAGGAGAGTCTGGTTCATCCAGGATGCTCTTTTCACTCTGTATCCTCTGCATCGTCCCTGTAGAACTGGGGTCCATTATCAGCACGTTCTGACTTCCAGCTCTGCCGAACTTACAGTCACTCTTTCTGGAGTCAGTCGTCCTGCACACCTCGTAATTGTACACGTGTTGTAAAGTCCCTGTCCCCCCCAAAGTGTCTGAGTAACGTGGTGGATAATATGGAATCACAGGGAGATTGGAGTGATACAGGACGCGAGACTGTCTCCATCTGTAGATTTTCACTGAGATAATAACCACTAAACAcgtgatgaagaggaaggaaactACAGCCAGAGCCAACACTAAGTAAAAAGTCAGGTTGTCATTGTACTCCTTGTCCTGTGAAAAGTCAGTGAACTCCGACATCACTTCAGAAAAGCTGTCCGCCACCGCCACGTTAACAATGACTGTAGCTGAACGAGAGGGCTGTCCGTTGTCCTCCACTATGACAgacagtttttgattgacaggatcTTTATCAGTCACTTGGCGGATAGTTCTTATTTCTCCATTCTGTAAGCCCACTTCAAACAGCGCCCTGTCTGTGGATTTCTGGAGTTTATAGGAGAGCCAGGCATTCTGTCCAGAGTCCACATCAACAGCCACTACTTTAGAGACCAGATAGCCCACATCTGCTGAACGAGGCACCATCTCACCCACCACAGAGCCACCAGTCTGGACTGGGTACAGAACCTGGGGAGGGTTGTCGTTCTGGTCCTGGATCAGtattttcacagtcacattactACTGAGTGGAGGAGAACCTCCATCCTGAGCTTTGACGCGGAAGTGGAAATCTTTGATCTGCTCGTAGTCAAAAGAGCGCACTGCATGTATGACTCCACTATCAGCACTAACGGACACATATGAGGAGACTGGCACTCCGttaacagaggagtcctccAGTATGTAAGAAACACGGGCATTCTGGTTCCAGTCAGCGTCTCTGGCTTTCACTGTGAATATAGAGAGACctggtgtgttgttttctaCAATGTAGGCCTCATATGAGCTCCTCTCAAAGACAGGCGCGTTGTCATTCACATCAGAGATCTGTAAGGTGAGAGTGACGCTGCTGGAGAGGGAGGGCACTCCCTCATCAGAGCACGTCACTGTTATATTATAATAAgaggctctctctctgtctaattCACTGTCTGTTACTAAACTATAGAAATTATTTGTTGGTGTTTGCAAAATAAATGGTACATTGTCGCTAATAAAACATTGAACTTTGCCATTTTCTCCAGAATCCCTGTCCTCGATATTAATCATTGTAACGACTGTATTAAGTCTGGCATCCTCCGAAATtacatttgactttgacattatGTTAATTTCAGGTTTGTTGTCATTTATATCTTGTACTTCCACAATTAATTTAGAAGAATCTGTAAGTCCCCCGTCATCACTGGCAAGGAAGTTGATTTGATAAGTTCTGGACTCCTCAAAGTCAACGTTTCCGATTAAAGAGACTTTCCCGTTTTCCTCATTTACTTCAAACACGATCATGTCATTATTTAACGTatttgcaattgaatatgttATTTTAGCATTAGAGCCTTGATCTGCATCTGTGGCAGTAACAGTGGCCACAACTGTTCCTTTAGGTGAATTCTCAGTAACTGTAGCCTTGTATGTAGACTGTGTAAACACAGGTGCATTGTCATTATTGTCTAAAACTGTAATAACAATCAGCATTGTTCCTGACATCTGCGGCTCTCCTCCATCTACCGCTGTTAACACGAGAGATATCTGCTCCTGCTTCTCTCTGTCTAAAGGTTTCTGGAGCACCATCTCTACGTTTGGGTTTCCATCAGCGTTATTGGGCACCTTTAGAGCAAAATTATATGTTGGTTTTAATTCGTAGCTTTTCAGATCGTTGATTCCTACATCAAGATCTACAGCGCTTTCCAACAAAAATTTTGACCCCGTGATAGCTGACTCGCTAATTTTGAAATTCATTTCACTTCTTTTGAAGGTCGGAGCATTATCGTTAATATCAATAATCTGCACAGTTACTGTGTAAAATTCCATAGGATTCTCTAAAATAATCTGAAAATGTAAAGCGCATGGCGTCGTCTGTCTGCAGAGCGCCTCTCTGTCGATCCTTTCTTTGACGAGGAggactcctctgtctctgtttagCTCGATGTACTCACCAGTTTCACGGGTATAAATCCGAGCTTTACCAGATGCCAAACGTTTGGTTTGTAAACCCAAATCTTGTGCTATATTACCCACTAGAGATCCTTTGGCCATTTCCTCTGGTATTGTGTAGCTGATTTGCCCAAATACGCAGCCGatagaaagaagagagaaaaacaacagcgaCAGTTCCTCCATTGTTCCATCCGAATGTAATCCCGGTTATGTTAAAAAATCAGTGTAATTTATTCTACAAAATGAAATCCGTTTCAGAGTCAGTCTCCCAATTTGAAATAGTGAAATCCAACAGACCGCACGGTTTCCCCCTTTTCATCAGATAGTCTACAGATTCCGAGTGTATGTTCTTTTATGTCGTGTCCTCTCTGATTATGTCGAGGGTACATAGGAGGTGCTGCTACAACCCACTCCCAGTTATCAACACTCTGGTCAACAGCGGCCCTTAGAGTGCAATGTGCATTACTGCAGAAATCCATTATGAATTACTTCACTGTGTGACTATGAGCACAGTTTGACTTCAAATATGACCAATGTGACAAACACATCATGACCAAAGTGGTCGCAGCTTCAAAGCAGTTAATGGCTCTGCTTGTCACTTTAATTTGAATCTATTGCTACAACATGCGGAGTCCCTGAACCACATCCGAGCGCAGGTATGAAAATGAATCCATGGAGATTacgagggaaaaaaataaactccacattaagatgatgaaaaaaatggacaaaaaagctAAGCCAGAATTGTCGCTATCCGAGGTGCTGATACGATAAAGGCTTGCCCAACTAATACCATATAAGTTACTTCAGGTAACAAGGTGAAGACAAATGAATGCTATTCAGTGAcgtttataaaatataaacatacgAGTTAAGCAGTATCCAGCAAAAAGGTACAATATGTTCAAAAAAGGATATTTAATATGGAAAGCAAGTTAGGAATTAATATTGACACGTGTCTCACACCAGTGGcatgtctgtgtctctcagtaagataatgaaaaaagaaatgtatgacAAAACCAATAAAATAGATATGATATCACCATGTCTTTGCAAATAGTAATGTAGGGTACAGCCGTTTACAAGTAAAGCAATATGTCTGgaaaaacagtgtgtgttgtcTTATTTAATGTCAGTTATATATATTTGGTGTTGTTGTCCACCACTTGCCATCATCTGAACACTGGAAGTCAATATATTACAGAGGGCACAAACCTACATGACTAACCTCAAGAGGAGAGTGTGGTTCATCCAGGATGCTCTTTTCACTCTGTATCCTCTGCATCGTCCCTGTAGAACTGGGGTCCATTATCAGCACGTTCTGACTTCCAGCTCTGCCGAACTTACAGTCACTCTTTCTGGAGTCAGTCGTCCTGCACACTTCGTAATTGTACACGTGTTGGAGAGTCCCTGTCCCGCCCAAAGTGTCTGAGTAACGTGGTGGATAATATGGAATCACAGGGAGATTGGAGTGATACAGGACACGAGACTGTCTCCATCTGTAGATTTTCACTGAGATAATAACCACTAAACACGTGATGAAGAGAAATGAAACTACAGCCAGAGCCAACACTAAGTAAAAAGTCAGGTTGTCATTGTACTCCTTGTCCTGTTTGAAGTCAGTGAACTCCGACAGCACTTCAGAGAAGCTGTCCGCCACCGCCACGTTAACAATGACTGTAGCTGAACGAGAGGGCTGTCCGTTGTCCTCCACTATAACAGTCAGTTTTTGATTCACGGGATCTTTATCAGTCACTTGGCGGATAGTTCTTATTTCTCCATTCTGTAAGCCCACTTCAAACAGCGCCCTGTCTGTGGCTTTCTGGAGTTTATAGGAGAGCCAGGCATTCTGTCCAGAGTCCACATCAACAGCCACCACTTTAGAGACCAGATAGCCCACATCTGCTGAACGAGGCACCATCTCACCCACCACAGAGCCACCAGTCTGCACTGGGTACAGAACCTGAGGAGGGTTGTCGTTCTGGTCCTGGATCAGtattttcacagtcacattactACTGAGTGGAGGAGAACCTCCATCCTGAGCTTTGACGCGGAAGTGGAAATCTTTGATCTGCTCGTAGTCAAAAGAGCGCACTGCATGTATGACTCCACTATCAGCACTAACGGACACATATGAGGAGACTGGCACTCCGttaacagaggagtcctccAGTATGTAAGAAACACGGGCATTCTGGTTCCAGTCAGCGTCTCTGGCTTTCACTGTGAATATAGAGAGACctggtgtgttgttttctaCAATGTAGGCCTCATATGAGCTCCTCTCAAAGACAGGCGCGTTGTCATTCACATCAGAGATCTGTAAGGTGAGAGTGACGCTGCTGGAGAGGGAGGGTACTCCCTCATCAGAGCACGTCActgttatattatattctgaggctctctctctatctaaTTCACTGTCTGTGACTACGGTAAAGAAATGGTTTGTTGATGATTTTATAGCAAAGGGAATATTTTCgtttaaaacacacatgacTTTGCCGTTTTCATTTGAGTCTGGATCTTGCACATTAAGCATTGTCACAACAGTTCCCGGTTTCAAGTTCTCTGatacagtgtttgatttagacATGATTTTAATGGATGGAGGGTTATCATTTATGTCTACAACGTCCACAATTATTTTACACACATCGGATAACCCTCCCTGATCGGATACCTGGACGTCTAGCTCGTAAAGTCTCCTTTTTTCGTAATCTACATTTCCGATTAAGGTCAATATTCCATTTTCCGCATCTATTTTAAATATACTTGCTGCTCCAGATTTTGAAATCGTATATTTTACTTTTCCATTATTTCCTTTATCTATGTCAGTTGCCGTCACGGTACTTATCACATTTCCAAATGGAGCGTTCTCTGTGACTGAGGCTCTGTATTCTGATTTTGAACAAACGGGAGGATTATCATTTGCGTCTAACACTGTTATGAGAATCTGCATTGTCCCTGAGAGCTGTGGTTCACCTCCATCCACAGCGGTCAGTATTAATGATATATGCTCATCTTTTTCCCGGTCTAAAGGTTTCTGTAAAACCATCTCGACGTGTTTGCTTCCATCTCCTCGGCTGGTGGTTTTTAGAGCGAAATTGTCACTGGGTTTTAGGGCGTAGCTGCTCAGCCCGTTTACGCCAACATCATCGTCTATGGCTTTTTCTAAGACGAATCGCGCTCCAGTAAGCGCTGACTCGCTAATTTCATATTTCATCACATCCTTCTCAAACGTGGGAGGATTATCGTTTACATCGGTAATTTCAACAGTCACCGTGTAAAACTCCATCGGGTTTTCTAGAATCATTTGGAAATTGAGCGCACAGGGCATTGTTTGACCGCAGAGCGACTCTCTGTCTATTCTGTCTTTAATAAGGAGgactcctctttctctcctcagcTCAATGTATTCTTCAGTATCACCAGTGTAAATCCGAGCTTTACCAGACTTCAGTCGTTCCGCATCTAAACCTAAATCGTGGGCTATATTGCCTATCACAGCTCCTTTTGCCATTTCCTCCGGAATGGAGTAGCTGACCTGGCCCCACACTGCACTGAGAGAGACTACCAAGACAAACAACAGTACTTGCCATCCCATAATTACGGTCGACACGTCGgtgaaggaaataaaaaatagatcCTGCGTTTCTTCATCCAAGGTTTTTAATCTAATCTGTAAATCCACGTATATGGTCCCAGTATGGTGGCACTTTTCCTACATTACTGAACAAAGAAATCTGTCTGTGCCGTCTCCTCTCGTGTTGTCCAAAGCAACTCTGACTGCTAAATGTCTCTCTCTATTTCCCAATGTAACAATACTGAGATAGAGAGGAGGTACTAATGCTTCCTCAAAAACTCGATGGCCAACAGCGTCCCTCTCTGTTCAGTGAACTGAACTACATGAAGTcttgcaacaacaacaaaggtaaATTAAAAGTGGacggatagatagatagatagatagatagatagatagatagatagatagacagacacacacacatctcagctCCACCCCCACCTTCGCCACACACGTGTGCAAACATTAAGGAAGCGAGTAAgcgaaagagggagagaaatatgaatgactccagttatattctttctttcaatattcaaaataatttgGCAATAGTGCCAAAACGacactgtccatggtgctgaatcaACGACACAATCTAATACAGCAACGTTCTCAACAGGTAAAGGAAAAAAGAGtaggagaaatgaaagaatgaTT
Coding sequences within it:
- the LOC131472468 gene encoding protocadherin gamma-A5-like, translating into MNRQVLFICLHVLHSVVGQISYTIPEEMTKGSLVGNIAQDLGLEIKRLISGEAKIYTRNSDEYIELNRERGVLLVKERIDREALCTETTLCALHFQILLENPMEFYSVTVQITDVNDNAPTFEQREITFKISESAISGAKFLLERAVDLDVGINGVHKYELKPTDNFALKVHNNADGNKNVEMVLHKPLDREKQEQISLVLTAVDGGEPQMSGTMLIVITVLDINDNAPVFTQSVYKATVTENSPKGTVVATVTATDADQGSNAKITYSIANRLENIRKMFEVNQENGEIILIANTDFEKSRNFEINVLATDHGGLTETCKLIVDVQDVNDNKPEINIMSKSNVISEDAKVNTVVTMINIEDRDSGDNGKVQCFIDENVPFILQTSTNNFYSLVTDSELDRERASEYNITVTCSDEGVPSLSSSVTLTLQISDVNDNAPVFERSSYEAYIVENNTPGLSIFTVKARDADWNQNARVSYILEDSSVNGVPVSSYVSVSADSGVIHAVRSFDYEQIKDFHFRVKAQDGGSPPLSSNVTVKILIQDQNDNPPQVLYPVQTGGSVVGEMVPRSADVGYLVSKVVAVDVDSGQNAWLSYKLQKATDRALFEVGLQNGEIRTIRQVTDKDPVNQKLSVIVEDNGQPSRSATVIVNVAVADSFSEVMSEFTDFKQDKEYNDNLTFYLVLALAVVSFLFITCLVVIISVKIYRWRQSRVLYHSNLPVIPYYPPRYSDTLGGTGTLQHVYNYEVCRTTDSRKSDCKFGRAGSQNVLIMDPSSTGTMQRIQSEKSILDEPDSPLEVR